The genomic DNA GGCCTAGCTTTCGAGCGCGATTTTTTCGCTCTAAGGGGGAAAGTTCATATGCCGGCTGCCGGCATCGAAACGACGCCAAGCATTGCAAGCGAAAGCATGAATTTGCCACCGCCTGCACCTTTCCCGACGAGATTTTCAGCGACCGCTTGCCTGAGCCTGAAAACGGCGACGGGCAACAATGGCTGAGCGCCGACGGCGCCAGCCTGACCTGCTCCGGTATCTACAACGTCGATAACGACACACCGAAAAGCTTCGTCGACGACGAAAAGGCGAACACCGGACCCGGCTACAAGGTGACCTACGGCAAGACCGGTAAGAACTGGGCGGTGCTCTCCGGCGTCAAGGGCGACAAGGTCTTCTACGAGCGACGCCTGTTCGGAAAGGATGGCGTCATCCGCACCGTCTGGATCGAATATCCCTCCTCGCTCAAGGCGAAATACGATCCCCTGGCAGGCTGCCGAAGCGCGCATTGACGTAGGTGAACGGCTTCGCGATTGCCGTTGTCGTGACGATTGCAAACAACGACGACAAGGCGATCGCCAAAGGCGCTCCCTGGATGAGATGAAGACGCTTCATGGTGCCCCCAAGGTCAGTGACCAAAGGTGATCCTGCACCAATTTTCGGAAAAAATCAGCCGCCGGTGACGCTCATATGGCGAGATACCGAGGGACGGCTGGTGCGGCGGTCGATGATGAAATCATGGCCCTTCGGCTTGCGCCCGATCGCCTCGTCGATGGCTTCGCCGACCAGCTCGTTGCCTTCGGACGCACGCAGCGGCGCCCTGAGGTCGGCTGCGTCTTCCTGGCCGAGGCACATATAGAGCGTGCCTGTGCAGGTCAGCCTCACGCGGTTGCAGCTCTCGCAGAAATTATGCGTCATCGGCGTGATGAAGCCGAGCCGGCCACCGGTCTCGGCGACCTGGACGTAGCGCGCAGGGCCGCCGGTCTTATAAGGGATGTCGGTCAACGTGAACTGGCGCTCCAGCGAGGCGCGCAGCAGCGACAGCGGCAGGTATTGGTCGGTGCGGTCGGCGTCGATCTCGCCCATCGGCATGGTTTCGATGACGGTGAGGTCCATATCGCGGCCATGCGCCCAGCGCAGCATCTCGGGGATTTCGGCGTCGTTGAAGTCGCGTAGCGCCACCGCGTTGAGTTTGACCTTGAGCCCGGCCGCCTGCGCGGCGTCGATGCCTTCCATGACCTTGCCGAGATTGCCCCAGCGGGTGATCTGGCGGAACTTGTCGGCATCGAGTGTGTCGAGCGAGACGTTGATGCGCTTGACCCCACAGTCGGCGAGTTCCGCCGCAAAGCGCGAGAGCTGCGAGCCGTTGGTGGTGAGCGTCAGCTCTTCAAGCGCGCCGCTCTTGAGATGGCGCGACAACTGACGCACCAGATGCATGATGTTCTTGCGCACCAGCGGCTCGCCGCCGGTCAGCCTGAGCTTTCTCACGCCCTTTTCGATGAAGACGCCGCAAAGCCGGTCGAGCTCCTCGAGCGACAAGAGGTCCTTCTTCGGCAGGAAGGTCATGTCCTCGGCCATGCAATAGGTGCAGCGGAAATCGCAGCGGTCGGTAACCGACACGCGCAGATAGCTGATCGTGCGACCGAAGGGGTCGATCATGTCCATTTGCAAGCGTTTCCCATGGCCTGAGCGGCGTCGTTATATACAGCTATGTGATACGATCCAACCGCGCATTCAAGATAGAAGGTCTTGATCTTTGGTAACATTCCCCGACCGACATTCTCTGTCGGCGGCCTTGCATGGCCTTTCAGCGTCGCGCAAAGCAGCGTAGGGAAGGGCGCGACTCACGCAGGACCAGACATGACGGCGCCAAAGGAACTGAGGGTCTCGAAGGACCGCAGGCTGCTCACCGTGACTTTTCCCGGGGATCAACCGTTCGAATTGCCGGCGGAGCTTTTGCGCGTCGCCTCGCCCTCGGCGGAAGTGCAGGGCCATTCGCCTGAACAGCGGGTGACCGTGCCCGGCAAGCGCAACGTCGCGATCCTCAAGATCGAGCCGATCGGCAATTACGCGGTGCGGATCACCTTCGACGATTTCCACGACACCGGCATCTTCACCTGGAACTATCTCCACACGCTCGGCCATGAGAAGGACGAGCGCTGGAATGCCTATCTCGCCGAACTGGCCGAGAAGGGGCTCAGCCGCGATCGCTAGCCCGGGCGCAGGTCCAAATTTGGCGATCGGCTGTCGTCAAGGCGTCACGGACATAGAGTAGCGCCGGCAAAAGGTCAGGAGGCGAAAAGATGTCGCTCATCACGTCGGTCGAACAGCTCGAAGCGCTCTACGGGCTGCCTGGCGAGGCCTCGATCGTCAAGGAACTCGACCATGTGATCCCCGAATATGCCGCCTTCATCGAGGCCTCGCCCTTCGTGGCGTTGGCGACCAGCGGGCCGGAAGGGCTGGACTGCTCGCCGCGCGGCGATCTTGCCGGCTTCGTGCGCCTCGTCGATGAGAAAACGCTGATGATGCCCGACAGGCGCGGCAACAACCGTGCCGATTCGCTGAAGAACATCATTCGCGATCCGCGCGTCGGGCTGCTTTTCCTGGTGCCCGGCTCCGGCACGACGCTGCGCGTCAACGGCCGCGCCCACATCACCACCGATGCCGGGCTTTGCGCCTCCTTCACGGTCGACGGCAAGCCGGCCCGGTCGGTCACCGTCGTTGCGGTCGACACCGTCTATTTCCAGTGTGCCCGCGCCATCGTGCGCTCCGATCTCTGGAATCCGGCAAAGCACGTCGATCCGAAGTCGCTGCCGACGCCCGGCCAGATCCTCGAGATCACCAGCCGCAAGAACATCGACGGCGCCACATACGACAAGGAATGGCCGGAGCGGGCCAAAAAGACCATGTGGTGAGGAACGGGGCCGGTCAGGCTTCCTTGAGCACTTCGGCGATCTTGCGCATCTGCTCGCCGATCATGTCGCACTGTTCCGGCGTCGACTGGCTCATCGCCTTCTCGATCAGCGCCATGTGCACTTTCAGCGCCCGCATCAGCAAGGCTTCGCCGGCTTCCGTGAGGTTCAGCCGCAGCACGCGCTTGTCCTTTTCGTCGCCCTCGCGGCGCAGCAGGCCGCGCGCCTCGAGCTGCGGCAAGAGCATGGTGATGTTGGAGCGGCCGACCAGGAGCTTGCGGGCAAGGTCGTGCTGCGACATGCCGGGGTGGCGGTAAAGGTTCATCAGCACGTCGAGCTGCGCCGGCTTGAGGTCGAGCGGCGTGAGTTTCGTCGCCAGCGTGCGCTCCAGCACATGGCAGGCGCGCGCCACCGCAACCCAGTTGCGAAAGCGCGGATTGTCCCAGGGCAGGTCTTGCTTAATGTTCATGTTTGAACTATTATGTTCATGCTTGAACGAATGGATGGACTGCCAATATGGCATCATTTGGAATGAAGGTCATCCGAGGCGTATTCGGTGCCGCCGAGCATGTCGCGCCGGGTCTCAGCGGCCGCGCCGCGTTCGAGTTGTTCTGCCGCACGCCAAACGTCAAATCCCTGAGCGACGGCGAGCGCCGCGCCGTCGAGCGCGCTGCCGGTTTCATGGCTCAGGCGCGTCATCACCGGCTCAAGACGAAGACGAATTGCGTTGCGGTGCATGAGTTCCGGCCGGAGCCGGGCAGGGGCTCTCGCGGCACCGTGCTCGTCATCCATGGCTGGCGCTCGCGCACCGAATATATGCGCGCGCTGATCGAAGGATTTCGCGGGGCAGGCTACAAGGTCGTTTCGCTCGACCTGCCCGGGCACGGCCACTCGCTCGGCCGCCATCTCAACATGGTGAACGCGGTGGATGCGGCGCGGGTCGCCGGCGAATGGTTCGGTCCTTTTGCAGCCGTGGTCGGCCATTCCTTCGGCGGCGCGATCGCCGCCAACGCGGTTGCGGCGTCGGTGAAAGACATGCCGCCGCTGGCAGCTAAAAAGCTGGTGCTGATCGCTGCTCCGAGCTCGCTGCCGGCGATCTTCGACGACTTCAGTCGTATGATGAACGTCGGGCCACGTTCCCGGGTCGCCATGGCGGACAGGGTGCAACATCTGTCGGGACGGCCGCTCAGCGAATTCACCGGCGATCGCCAGCTCGCCGAGGCGCCGGTGCCGACACTGATCATCCACGCGCCGGACGACCGGGAAGTCCACGCCGACCACGCAAAGCGGTATGCGGGCGCCGGCGATCATGTCCGCCTGCATTGGGCCGAAGGACTCGGCCACCGCCGCATCCTTGCCGACAAGGATGTCGTCGCGCGCGCCGTCGGATTCGTGACGGAGCAGCACGAATCGACACTGCACTGAAAAGGGCAGCAGCTTTCCGCCCGCAACAGGGACTCGGTCAGTCGGCTTTCTTTTTCTGACCCGGCTCGACGGGCAGGCCGGCGGCCTTCCACGCGGTGTAACCGCCAAGGATGTGCTTGACCGGTGTGAGACCCATGTCCTGCGCGGTCTTGGTGGCGAGCGCCGAGCGCCAGCCGCCGGCGCAGAAGAAGACGAAGGTCTTTCCCGAAGCGAAGAACGGCTTGTGGTAAGGGCTTTCGGGATCGATCCAGAATTCGAGCATGCCGCGCGTCACATGCTTGGCGCCGGGAATCTTGCCGTCGCGCTCGACTTCGCGAGGGTCGCGCAGATCGATGAAGATGGTGTCGTCATCCTCCAACAGCCCGGCCGCTTCCTCGGGCGACACGACCTCGATCTCGGCATTCGCCTCGTCGAGAAGTTCGCGATATCCCTTCTTCACTGCACATCCTCCAGGCCGTGGCTCGAGGCCGCCGGAATTTCGATCACAAAGACCGCTGTTTGTCACGCCTTGGCCATTGCCGCACAGGCGGCCGTCGAATCCGCCGGTGATTCATGCTGACAGTCCACTCGAAACGCCACCCGCGTACCTATGTGACTTTTTCGCCTGTCGGCAACGCCACGCCTGATTGTCCCGGGTGTCGGAACACTTGGAACGGCCTGCTCGTTTTAAGTCTCACAAGGATGTGAAACTGTTCTGCAACAGGGTCGTGGAAATTTATGGAAGCTTAACGAAATCAGTATGAATCGGTATAGTCGCGCCTTACATCCGCCATGCGGAGGGCGGGACCGTCTAGCGGCGCGGAACGGGAACCCGGTTCAACCGGTGCGGGTGAAGCATGAAAATCCTCGGGAACAAAAAGGCTGTCATGCCGATCGCGATCGCGGCGGCGCTTGCCTTCGGTCAGCAGCCAGCAAGCGCGCAGGGCTTGTTCGACATGCTGTTCGGTGGCGGCATCCGGCACAACCCTCAGGGTGAATTTCCGCCACCGCCGAAGCCACGCAAGCTGCAGCCAGGCACCGGCGGTGGCGCCAGGATCAGCAGCCCGACCTACAACACCTACAGGGCCGACAAGCTCGTGCGCGTCGACTTCAAGTCGCTGCTGCCGGCTCCGCTGCCCGCGACCGCGCAGGACGCTGCCTTTGTGCCGTCCGTGACCGAAAGCGCGTTCCGCGACGCGCTGGCAGGCCTAAGCGACTATGAGCTCTTCGCCGAACCCGATATCGCCAAGGCGCTGATCGCCTACTACTCGGCCAATCCGGATTTCATCTGGGTGACAGGAGATTCGCCCAACAGCAGGGCGCAGGATGCGGTGCGGGTGCTTGGCGAGGCTGCCAGCTACGGCCTGACGCCCGCCGACTACTCCGTCGACGTCCCGACGGCCACGGCTTCCGCAATGCCGGAAGAGCGGATCAAGAATCTGGTCCGCTTCGAGATGGCCTTGTCGGCGCGCGTGCTGCGCTATGCCCATGATGCCCAGAGCGGCCGCGTCGACCCGATCCGCATGACCGGCTATTACGATTTCCCGGCCAAGCCGCTCGATCTCGAGGGCGTGCTGAAGACGCTGGCGCATACCCAGGAGGTGCGCACTTACCTCGAATCGCGGCACCCGCAGAACCCGGAATACCAGGCGCTGCGCGTCGAACTGGAATCGCTCCAGGCGAGCGAGGAGAACGAGATCGTCGTCGATCCGAAGCTGCTGCTCAAGCCCGGCGAAAGCAGTCCGGAACTGCCCAAGCTCTTGACCCTCATTGCCCGCAATCTCGATGACGAGATGGGCGGCAACTTTGGCGAGATCCTTTCCAGGCTCGGCAACAGCGAGGTTTACGATCCCGAACTGGCGCCTGTGATCAAGGCGGTGCAGCAGCGGGCGGGCATGAAGGGCGACGGCGTCATCGGCCCACGCACCGTCGCTTCGCTTGCCGGAACATCCAAGGCCGACAAGATCGAAAAGGTGAGGGTTGCGCTCGAAGAGTTGCGATGGCTCCCCTCCGACCTCGGCAGCCCGCGCGTCTTCATCAACCAGCCGGCCTTTACCGCGAGCTACATCGACAATGGCGAGGAAAAGCTGAAGACCCGCGTGGTCATCGGCAAAGTCACCAACCAAACCGCCTTCTTCTACAACCAGATCAAGCAGGTCGATTTCCATCCCTATTGGGGCGTGCCGCAGTCGATCATCGTCAACGAGATGCTGCCGAGACTGCGCAGCGATCCGGGCTATCTCGACCGCGCCGGCTATGAGGTGACGGACTCGCGCGGCCAGCGGGTTCCGTCAGCCGCAGTCGACTGGGGCGCGTATGGCGCCAAGGTACCGTTTAGCGTGCGCCAGCAGCCGAGCGAAGCCAATGCGCTCGGCGAGTTGAAGATACTTTTCCCCAACAAGCATGCCATCTACATGCACGACACGCCGCAGAAGTCGTTCTTCGAGCGCGACATGCGCGCGCTGAGCCACGGCTGCATCCGCCTGCAGGATCCGCGCGGCATGGCGGCCGCGGTGCTCGGCACCTCCGTCGACGACATCGCGGAGAAGCTGAAGCACGGCCATGCGACCGAGAATGTCACGCGCGTCATCCCGGTCTACGTCGCCTATTTCACAGCGTGGCCGGACATGTCCGGCAAGGTCGAGTATTTCGACGACGTCTACGATCGCGATTCCAAGCTGATGCAGGCGCTGGATGCGACCGAAGCGGTGCGTGCGCCGTCAACCTGAACGCTCGACAAGAGGGCGCCGGAAGCCGGCGTCGCGCCCGGCGATCAGCCAATAGACCAGGCCCGCGACGAGACCGGCGCCGGCGATGATGCCCATGTCGGCCCAGCGTTCCGGATCGTCCGGCGCGTCCGGCCAGAGCAGGATGAAACCGGCCGTCGCCGCGGCGCCGCCGAACAGCATGTGCAGCCAGAAGCTCCGCAGCGAAAAGAACTCGGCAATCAAGGCAAAGACCAGGGTCTGCGTGCCGGTTACCACGATCGTCAGGAAATAGGCGAACATGCCGAGAGGCGGCACCACGAGCGCCATGATGGGCGTCACGCCCATCAGGTCGAAATAGGCGGGCGCGTCGGGGAGCGCGCTCAGTACAGCGTAGATCACGACCAACGCGATCAATCCGACGAGCACCGCCACCAGATAGCCGGCAAGTACCATAAGGATACGCTTCAGGACGTAGCCGATCATTGCAATGCACCCCCGTGCCCGCAATCATGGCGCGCAGTCAGCCATCAATCATGCGTCGACGCAAGTCTCGGATGGGCGGGGGCGGCTTACCCACGGGCGGCCGTCGTCAGGCGCCACCGCATAAGTGCTGCGAGTCCGGCAGGGACCATGTGCCTTTGCCGGCGAGATCGACGCCGTAATAGACCCTGCCGCGCAAATCGCCCTGCGGACAATCGCGCGGGATCGAGATCAGGCACATGACGACGGGATCGCCGACTCTGGAACCCGCCAGCCCCGGCTCACGGTCATAGGAAACCGCGGCTCCGCCATTGGTGAACGTCGCAGCGCTCCCGGCTTCCGGGCTGGCGGTTGCCAGCGGGTCGTCGCCCAGCCTTGCCGTCAGCGTCTTGATATGGGTGAAGCCGCATCTCCCGATCGAAGAGGGAAGGGGCTGGTCCACCGGCCTGGGTGTTCGCGCCGCCAGATCAAGCGCCTTCTTGCCGATCAAGGCGATATTGTACTCCTCAACCCAGGAGGGCGCCGAGCCATAAGTCTGCAGCGCGTTGTTCTGGGCGCTGACGATGCAGGCGGCGTCCGCCTTGCAGGCATTCCGGTCCGCAGCCAATTGTCTGGCGATCTTGCGCTTGTCACCGCCGAAGGCAGGCTCGAAGCCGCTGAGGGCCTTGGCGACCAGCACATCGATCGCCGACATCTGCGCGTCCGCGCATATTGCCTTCTCGCTGGGCAATTCAGCCTTCCGGCAATCGAAGGATGGCCCGTCTGCCAACGCAGGCCCCAGGCCTGACAGGCTTAGGATCAACACAGGCACGAGCCGAGAGATCGCTCGAATGGGGAGACGCATTTCTTGCTCCAGACCGTCGGCTTAGAAGCATCAATCTACGCGGAAAGCCGACGATACGGAATGACTGGAAAACGGAAAGCGATCCGCCTTACTTCGGCTCGCCGGTCACCGGATCATAGGTGATTTCGACCTTGGCCTTGTCGGTCGTGTAGTAGATGACGGTATAGCCGTCGCTACTCCAGCCGACCTCCTTTATGTAGCGGAAGTCGTTCCGCTTCTCGACCTTGGCGACGATTTCCGAGAGTTTCTTGGCATTTTGCGGCGGCACCGCTTGCTCCTCCGCCGCGAAAGCCGGCCCGCCGATAAGGAAAAACGCAATACTGGTTGCCAAAACAACAGCGCGCATGACTGCCCTCAATCTCGTGTTGGCATGAGTGCGCTGAAAAATTCGCATCCCAGCCGGGTTGGTTCCGCCACGCTCGGATAATGCCTGCTCCACGGACTGGCTGGCAAGAGCGCTTCCATGGTTCGTTTGCAAGCTCCTGAAAAAGCCAAAGCCTCGGGATTTCAATATGTAAGGAAGTTTCTGCGACCTGGTGCTTCAGGTAACAGACGGCTAACCATGGGTCCGACCGCAGACGCATTCCATTAGCTGTTCGTGGTAGAGCTTTTGGCCAGACCCTGTTAGACTTCCGGTCTAACAGGGTGGCAACGGCGCGCCGAGCCTGCCGGGGATTGTTCCGTCGGCAAACGGCGAAGTGCTTTTTCCAGCGGAAGTCGCCTGTTCTGGACCGAAAGCAGGGACCGGGGGCTCAACCATGGCTGAACGGAACTATACCCGTCAGCTCGCGACAATCATTTCTATCGACGCCGTGGGCTTTTCACGGCTGATGGGCATCGACGACGAACTTGCCGTCGCGGCCTTCGAGGAAAGGCGCGATATCATCACCGACAGTTGCGGTGCCTTTGGCGGCCGCACCTTCGGCGTCGCCGGCGACAGCATCATGGCCGAATTCGGCAATCCGATCGAAGCCTTGCGCGCGGCCTTCGATTTCCAGGATCGGATCATGGCACTCAATGCATCGGCCGCCGAAGAGATGCGCATGCCGTTCCGGGCCGGGATCAACACCGGCGATGTCATCGTCCGCGAAGGCCGCCTCTATGGCGACGATGTCAACATCGCCGCCCGGCTCCAGGAGTTCGCCCCGCATGACGGCCTCGCCATTTCCGAGACGACCTGGCATCACGTCAAGGACAAGACGGCGGCGAATTTCACCGATCTCGGCGAGTTCATGCTGAAGAACATCGCGCTGCCGGTGCGCGTCCTGATAGCCGGGCGCGATGGCAACGGTGCCGCGATGGCGGCTCCCTTGGCCGCCATCCCCACAGCGCCCGGTCACTACAAACCCGTTGCCAAGGGACCGCCGGCAATCGCGGTGCTGCCGTTCCAGGGCGACGGAAGCGAACCCGATGTCGAATACATGGCCGATGGTATCGCCGAGGATATCATTTATGGCCTCTCCAATACCCGTTGGCTTTCGGTGATCGCCAAGGGCTCAAGCTTCCAGTTCCGCGACGACAGCCTCGGGACCAGGCTCATCGGCAATGCGCTCGGCGCGCGCTACATCGTCAGCGGCACGCTGGCGCGCCACAACGGGCAGATACGCCTCAATGCCTCGCTCACCGATACCTCGAACGGGCGCCTCGTCTGGTCACAGCGCTTCGACCGCGACCTCGTCGATATCTTCAGCCTGCGCGACCAGATCGGCTCCGAGATCGTCTCGATCCTCGACAAGGAAGTCGACCGGGCCGAGCAGGTGCGGACCTTCCAGGTGCCATGGGAGAGTCTCGAGACCTGGCAATTGGTGCGGCGCGGCCGCTGGCACATGAACAGGCGCACGCGAAGCGACACAGAAATCGCACTCGAATTCTTCGACAAGGCCTACCAGGAGGATCCGAATTCCAGCGCCGTGCTGAACGAACTGGCATGGTGGTATTTCTGGCGGGCCTGGCTGCGCTTCGGCGACAGCGACGACCTGGACAAGGTCGAGGCGCTGGCGCGCAAAGCGCTTCTGATGGACAGCCTCGACGCGCGCCCGCACGCTTATCTCGGCGCGGCCGACATCATGCGCGGCCAGCCGGCGTCGGCCGCCGAGCATCTGGCCGAA from Mesorhizobium sp. M1E.F.Ca.ET.045.02.1.1 includes the following:
- the moaA gene encoding GTP 3',8-cyclase MoaA; the encoded protein is MDMIDPFGRTISYLRVSVTDRCDFRCTYCMAEDMTFLPKKDLLSLEELDRLCGVFIEKGVRKLRLTGGEPLVRKNIMHLVRQLSRHLKSGALEELTLTTNGSQLSRFAAELADCGVKRINVSLDTLDADKFRQITRWGNLGKVMEGIDAAQAAGLKVKLNAVALRDFNDAEIPEMLRWAHGRDMDLTVIETMPMGEIDADRTDQYLPLSLLRASLERQFTLTDIPYKTGGPARYVQVAETGGRLGFITPMTHNFCESCNRVRLTCTGTLYMCLGQEDAADLRAPLRASEGNELVGEAIDEAIGRKPKGHDFIIDRRTSRPSVSRHMSVTGG
- a CDS encoding DUF971 domain-containing protein, producing MTAPKELRVSKDRRLLTVTFPGDQPFELPAELLRVASPSAEVQGHSPEQRVTVPGKRNVAILKIEPIGNYAVRITFDDFHDTGIFTWNYLHTLGHEKDERWNAYLAELAEKGLSRDR
- a CDS encoding pyridoxamine 5'-phosphate oxidase family protein, producing MSLITSVEQLEALYGLPGEASIVKELDHVIPEYAAFIEASPFVALATSGPEGLDCSPRGDLAGFVRLVDEKTLMMPDRRGNNRADSLKNIIRDPRVGLLFLVPGSGTTLRVNGRAHITTDAGLCASFTVDGKPARSVTVVAVDTVYFQCARAIVRSDLWNPAKHVDPKSLPTPGQILEITSRKNIDGATYDKEWPERAKKTMW
- a CDS encoding MarR family transcriptional regulator, with the translated sequence MNIKQDLPWDNPRFRNWVAVARACHVLERTLATKLTPLDLKPAQLDVLMNLYRHPGMSQHDLARKLLVGRSNITMLLPQLEARGLLRREGDEKDKRVLRLNLTEAGEALLMRALKVHMALIEKAMSQSTPEQCDMIGEQMRKIAEVLKEA
- a CDS encoding alpha/beta hydrolase; the protein is MASFGMKVIRGVFGAAEHVAPGLSGRAAFELFCRTPNVKSLSDGERRAVERAAGFMAQARHHRLKTKTNCVAVHEFRPEPGRGSRGTVLVIHGWRSRTEYMRALIEGFRGAGYKVVSLDLPGHGHSLGRHLNMVNAVDAARVAGEWFGPFAAVVGHSFGGAIAANAVAASVKDMPPLAAKKLVLIAAPSSLPAIFDDFSRMMNVGPRSRVAMADRVQHLSGRPLSEFTGDRQLAEAPVPTLIIHAPDDREVHADHAKRYAGAGDHVRLHWAEGLGHRRILADKDVVARAVGFVTEQHESTLH
- a CDS encoding rhodanese-like domain-containing protein, which gives rise to MKKGYRELLDEANAEIEVVSPEEAAGLLEDDDTIFIDLRDPREVERDGKIPGAKHVTRGMLEFWIDPESPYHKPFFASGKTFVFFCAGGWRSALATKTAQDMGLTPVKHILGGYTAWKAAGLPVEPGQKKKAD
- a CDS encoding murein L,D-transpeptidase is translated as MKILGNKKAVMPIAIAAALAFGQQPASAQGLFDMLFGGGIRHNPQGEFPPPPKPRKLQPGTGGGARISSPTYNTYRADKLVRVDFKSLLPAPLPATAQDAAFVPSVTESAFRDALAGLSDYELFAEPDIAKALIAYYSANPDFIWVTGDSPNSRAQDAVRVLGEAASYGLTPADYSVDVPTATASAMPEERIKNLVRFEMALSARVLRYAHDAQSGRVDPIRMTGYYDFPAKPLDLEGVLKTLAHTQEVRTYLESRHPQNPEYQALRVELESLQASEENEIVVDPKLLLKPGESSPELPKLLTLIARNLDDEMGGNFGEILSRLGNSEVYDPELAPVIKAVQQRAGMKGDGVIGPRTVASLAGTSKADKIEKVRVALEELRWLPSDLGSPRVFINQPAFTASYIDNGEEKLKTRVVIGKVTNQTAFFYNQIKQVDFHPYWGVPQSIIVNEMLPRLRSDPGYLDRAGYEVTDSRGQRVPSAAVDWGAYGAKVPFSVRQQPSEANALGELKILFPNKHAIYMHDTPQKSFFERDMRALSHGCIRLQDPRGMAAAVLGTSVDDIAEKLKHGHATENVTRVIPVYVAYFTAWPDMSGKVEYFDDVYDRDSKLMQALDATEAVRAPST
- a CDS encoding PepSY domain-containing protein is translated as MRIFQRTHANTRLRAVMRAVVLATSIAFFLIGGPAFAAEEQAVPPQNAKKLSEIVAKVEKRNDFRYIKEVGWSSDGYTVIYYTTDKAKVEITYDPVTGEPK
- a CDS encoding adenylate/guanylate cyclase domain-containing protein; amino-acid sequence: MAERNYTRQLATIISIDAVGFSRLMGIDDELAVAAFEERRDIITDSCGAFGGRTFGVAGDSIMAEFGNPIEALRAAFDFQDRIMALNASAAEEMRMPFRAGINTGDVIVREGRLYGDDVNIAARLQEFAPHDGLAISETTWHHVKDKTAANFTDLGEFMLKNIALPVRVLIAGRDGNGAAMAAPLAAIPTAPGHYKPVAKGPPAIAVLPFQGDGSEPDVEYMADGIAEDIIYGLSNTRWLSVIAKGSSFQFRDDSLGTRLIGNALGARYIVSGTLARHNGQIRLNASLTDTSNGRLVWSQRFDRDLVDIFSLRDQIGSEIVSILDKEVDRAEQVRTFQVPWESLETWQLVRRGRWHMNRRTRSDTEIALEFFDKAYQEDPNSSAVLNELAWWYFWRAWLRFGDSDDLDKVEALARKALLMDSLDARPHAYLGAADIMRGQPASAAEHLAEAIHINPSFAFARSAMGSARLLLGDAAGAIPFFLDTERLSPFDLYRFHNLGELAAAYCFVEDWPAAIAVADRSLNLSPGYFYARFLKIGALMRSGRRDEAKRELAIFATRHPDFSEQRIRWIPFVDAAKNNFLIANFDQAKSIA